The Pseudomonas sp. B21-023 genomic interval CATGTCACCTCGGCACTTACATGTGCTCTCTATGTCGAGGCTCAGTCTAGAAGCCTATACGAAGGTGATAAGTCGCCTTGGCAGCCAGCCTGATGACCGTGCGAGTCAGTGGCACGAACGGTCAGATCAACCTCATCAGCAACGGCGCGGCCAACAGGTTGAGCAGCCCGGTCAGGACCATGACCAGGCCGGCCACCGAGCCTTCCTCGCGCCCGACTTCCTGGGCGCGGCTCACCCCCGCGCCATGGGCACCGACACCGAACAGAGCCCCCCGCGCCAGCGGTGTGCGCAAGGGCAGCCAACGCAGGAGAATGCCGCCGAACATCGCCCCGAGCACCCCGGTAAACATCACGAACACCGCCGTCAGCTCCGGCACGCCGCCCAGGTCCTGGGCCACGGGCATGGCGAACGGCGTGGTGATCGAACGCGGCAGCAACGACAGGCTGACCGCATCGTCCAGCGCGAGCAGGTGCGCCAGCGCCCAGGAGCTGCCGATAGAAGCCACGCTGCCGGCGAGCATGCCGACCAGCAGCGCCGGCCAGTGCCGCGCCAGCAGTGCCCGTTGTTGCCAGATCGGCACCGCGAAAGCGACGGTGACCGGGCCCAGCACGCCCATCAACCAATGCGTGTTGCGGGCGTACTCGGCGTAGGCGGTGTGCAGCGGCACGGCCACCGCCAGCAGCAAGGCCGGCACCAGGATCAGCGGCGACAGCAGGTAGCGCCCGCTGCGCCGGTACAGCCAGCGGCTGCCCAGGTAGGCGCCCAGGGTCAGGGCCAGCCAGAACAGCGGCATGGGTTCAAGGCTCATGGCGCAACCTCCAACGGCACACCAGCTCGACGGTGACCGCGGTGACCACCATCACCAGCAGGGTGCTCAGCGCGATCACCAGCAGGATGCGCCAGCCCTCGCTGCGCAGCAGGCTGCCGTAGTCCAGTAGGCTCATCAGCGCCGGAATGAAAAACAGCAGCATCTCGGCCATCAGCCAGCCGGCACCCAATTGCAGCGTGGCAGGTTTGAGCAGCCCGGTGGCGAACAGCGCCAGCAGCAGCGCCAGGCCCATTACCCCACCGGGAATCGGCCAGGCGAGCCAGGCGGCCAGCTGGCCACCGATCAGGAACAGCGCCAGCAACACCGTCAGTTCGGCGAAAAGGCGCAGGGTCTTCTTCAGTAATGCAGGATTCATGGGCGGGAGTTCCTCGACAACGGGCCCATTGTAAAAGTCGTCCACCTAGGCCAGAAGCGAATTGTTAGACTGACAGCCATTCCAAAATAGAATCCGGCATACATGGAATTCAAACAGCTGCGCAGTTTCATCGAAGTCGTCCACAAAGGCGGCTTCACCCAGGCGGCGGGTACCCTGCACGTCAGCCAGTCGGCGGTTAGCAAGCAGGTCGCCCAGCTGGAACAGGACATCGGCCAGCCGCTGCTGGAACGCCAGGGCTCACAGTTGCTGCTGACTGCCGCCGGGCGCATCGTTCTGGAGCGCGGCGAAGCGCTGCTGCGCCAGCGCCAGGAGCTGCTGAGCGAACTCGACGATCTCAGCCAGATGGCCCGCGGCGAATTGCGCCTGGGCCTGCCGCTGCTGGGCAGCGATGCGCTGTTCGCTGGGTTGTTCGCCGAGTATCGGCGGCGCCATCCGAATATCTCGATACAACTGCTCGAAGGTGGCAGCCGCATGGTCGAGCAGGCCGTCAAGAGTGGCGAGTTGGAGCTGGGCGGCAGCCTGACGCCAAACGACCCAGCGTTCGACTACCAGCCGTTCTGCAATGAGCCACTGGAAGCCTTGCTGCCCGCCGGCCACCCGCTGGCCGGGCAGGTCGACGTCGCCCTGGCACAACTGGCCGACACGCCGTTTCTGCTGTACCAGCGCAGCTTCGTGCTCAACGATCGATTGCTCAGCGCCTGCCAGCAGGAAGGCTTTACACCCAAGGAGGGTGGGCGTAGCGGCCAGGCAGACTTTCTTGCCGCATTGGTGGCGGCCGGGCAAGGCGTGGTGCTGCTGCCGGCGATCGTCGCACGGGCGCTGGAACGGCCCGGAGTGGTGCGCTTGCCGTTGCGGGCGCCGGATTACCTGAGGTGGGATATCGCCTTTATCTGGCGGCGCGGGGCATATCTGTCACGGGCGGCGCAGGCGTGGCTGGCGTTGTTGCGTGAGGACTCAGCCATGCATTGAGGCGACCGGCCCTATCGCGGGGCAAGTCGCAGCGGCGCACCGCCGCTCCCACGAGCATCATGGAGCTTTCGTGGGAGCGGCCTTGCCCCTCGATAGGACCGGCCCAGGCAAAATCAGCCTTTCAGCACAGCCGCAAAATCCGCCAGCCACGGCTCGGCATCGGCCTCCGGTGTCACGGTCTCACTGGCATCTAGCCGCAGCATCGGCAGCACTTCGTTCACCCCCAGCTCGGCGAACAGCTCGCGCATCTGCTCGCCACCGCCGCAGTAGGTGTCGCCGTAGCTCGAATCGCCCAGGCCGATCACCGCCCCTGGCAAGCCGCGCCAGGCCGCCGGCAGCACGTCGCGGATCGCGCTGTACAGCGGCATCAGGCTGTCGGGCAGCTCGCCCATGCCGGTGGTCGAGGTCACCGCCAGCAACGCG includes:
- a CDS encoding LrgB family protein; its protein translation is MSLEPMPLFWLALTLGAYLGSRWLYRRSGRYLLSPLILVPALLLAVAVPLHTAYAEYARNTHWLMGVLGPVTVAFAVPIWQQRALLARHWPALLVGMLAGSVASIGSSWALAHLLALDDAVSLSLLPRSITTPFAMPVAQDLGGVPELTAVFVMFTGVLGAMFGGILLRWLPLRTPLARGALFGVGAHGAGVSRAQEVGREEGSVAGLVMVLTGLLNLLAAPLLMRLI
- a CDS encoding CidA/LrgA family protein, which codes for MNPALLKKTLRLFAELTVLLALFLIGGQLAAWLAWPIPGGVMGLALLLALFATGLLKPATLQLGAGWLMAEMLLFFIPALMSLLDYGSLLRSEGWRILLVIALSTLLVMVVTAVTVELVCRWRLRHEP
- a CDS encoding LysR family transcriptional regulator, whose product is MEFKQLRSFIEVVHKGGFTQAAGTLHVSQSAVSKQVAQLEQDIGQPLLERQGSQLLLTAAGRIVLERGEALLRQRQELLSELDDLSQMARGELRLGLPLLGSDALFAGLFAEYRRRHPNISIQLLEGGSRMVEQAVKSGELELGGSLTPNDPAFDYQPFCNEPLEALLPAGHPLAGQVDVALAQLADTPFLLYQRSFVLNDRLLSACQQEGFTPKEGGRSGQADFLAALVAAGQGVVLLPAIVARALERPGVVRLPLRAPDYLRWDIAFIWRRGAYLSRAAQAWLALLREDSAMH
- a CDS encoding flavodoxin, with the translated sequence MKVAIISGSVYGTADEVARHAESLLKAAGLEAWHAARATLQDIEGFGPDALLAVTSTTGMGELPDSLMPLYSAIRDVLPAAWRGLPGAVIGLGDSSYGDTYCGGGEQMRELFAELGVNEVLPMLRLDASETVTPEADAEPWLADFAAVLKG